The proteins below come from a single Benincasa hispida cultivar B227 chromosome 4, ASM972705v1, whole genome shotgun sequence genomic window:
- the LOC120075448 gene encoding nucleolar protein 58-like, which translates to MEKEGGLLEAGFVNQPLPSEEASRRSALAISDPKETVHTKSYEGPARVALEEVVAEKQPETTEEKKKNKEKRAEGDEEAKPRKEKKERKSSEKRECKREQKRLKKKEEKRKRVESPEVDGESTTARVDEGVSTQHRESMQPEKEST; encoded by the coding sequence ATGGAGAAAGAGGGAGGGCTACTTGAAGCGGGATTCGTTAATCAACCCTTGCCTTCAGAAGAAGCTTCGAGAAGGAGCGCTCTGGCAATTtcggatcctaaggaaactgttCACACAAAATCCTATGAGGGACCCGCCAGGGTTGCTTTGGAGGAAGTAGTGGCGGAGAAGCAGCCTGAAACGactgaagagaagaagaagaacaaggaGAAGAGGGCAGAAGGTGATGAAGAAGCCAAGCCaaggaaggaaaagaaagaaagaaaatcgaGTGAAAAGAGGGAGTGCAAGCGAGAACAGAAGCgcctgaagaagaaggaagaaaagagaaagagggTTGAAAGCCCAGAGGTCGACGGAGAATCaaccaccgcaagggtggaTGAGGGGGTGTCAACGCAACATAGAGAATCAATGCAACCCGAAAAGGAATCAACATAA